The Triticum urartu cultivar G1812 chromosome 6, Tu2.1, whole genome shotgun sequence genome includes the window gtcaatcggtatgttacttgcccgagatttgatcatcggtatcccaatacctcgttcaatctcgttaccggcaagtcactttactcattccgtaacacatcatcccgtgaccaaccccttagtcacattgagctcattacgatgatgtcttaccaagtgggcccagagatacctctccgtcatacagagtgacaaatcccaatctcgattcgtgccaatccaacaaatactttcggagatacccgtagtgcacctttatagccacccagttatgttgtgacgtttggcacacccaaagcattcctacggtacccgggagttgcacaatctcatggtctaaggaaaagatacttgacattagaaaagctttagcagacgaactacacgatcttgagctatgcttaggattgggtcttgtccatcacatcattctcctaatgatgtgatcccgttatcaatgacatccaatgcccatggtcaggaaaccgtaaccatctattgatcaacgagctagtcaactagaggcttactagggacatgttgtggtgtatgtatttacacatgtattacgatttccgcataacacaattatagcatgaacaatagacaattatcatgaacaaagaaatataataataaccattttattattgcctctagggcatatttccaacacccacGACGCCCCATATGCAAGGTATGCGATCTGGGCCTCGCAAAGGTAAAATGTCGAACATTTGTTTCAGGGGGGGTGCATGGCACCCGAGCTCATGGATGGGAGCAAAGTTTCAGAGAAGGTTTGTTTGGTTCCTCACTTTGGAAATGTGATGTGGTTCCCCTCTCTGAAAAACCTCCATCTATTATGATTCATgttttttaatcaaagaagggctttccccttccgattttcattactgatgTTGTGATTCATGTAGGTGGATGTGTACTCGTTCGGCATCGTCATGTGGGAGCTTATAACAGGGAAAGAGTCGTATTCTGATTTGCACTACATGCAGATCATAGGTTAGTTCTTCTCAGTATACACGCAAGAATTAGAATACCTATTTTCTGTATACTGTTTAGTTCTGTACACTAATCATTTTTTTCCAGCCAGCAGGAGTACACACGCGGCAGGCCCTGGGACGAACTTCACCAATGGGCACAACAAAGAAAAATCCGATTCTATACATGAATGAAAATCTAAATAAAGATATAAACGGTGAGACCCCTTGGAGGCTCCTTAGCGATTTGGGCTTTCTGGCCGTCCAATTCTCCCCGCTCCGTGCCTCCGCTCGCTGCCGGCTCCTCGAGTCGGAATGAACAGGGATTCGCAAAGTCGCTAATTGTACCAGCCTTATTGCACCCACTCTCGCTGGCATCCTACGTGGATCGTCCTTGTAGCCCGAGGGCCCGCCCGTCAGCCTCACAGTTCGTGTTTAATAAGTGTGGCGGACTGTCTAGATTCGCACAACGTTCCTCCCATTGGTCGATTTTGTTCATTTACCGTAGTGGGTACGTATTATGGAATGCGTTGCATGCCCCTCTGAGAGACCTTTCTTCATACGTCCTTTCAGCCCCCTCCTTCTCGCTAACGATGGGCCCCGTCCCTTACGTGGCCCGCATGTCGGTTGCTCAGGACCCGATGTTTCCCTTCGACGTGTCGCTGTTGCGTATTTTCTACAGTATGTCAGGGCAAGCTGGGTATTTCACTCGATCGTCGGGTACGTTGCACTGTTCTTGATGTCAGGGAGAATTCGGGCCCGATTTCTCCATTCGAGCTGGCCTCTCTCCATTCGTCGGCAGGTACGTTGCAATGTGCCGGTCGTCAGAAGGCATGATTTCGTTGTTGCTGGCGGCTCACCATTGGTTCATTAAGACGATAGCGGGTACGTTGCACTATGCTGGTAGTTAGAACGAATTTGGGCCCGATTTCGGTGTTGCTGGTGGCTCGCCATTGGTTCCGAGTGGTTATCGACTTAATGGAGTTGTCGTGTACACCATGCTGGGGAACGGGGAGTTCTGGATCAGATGGTTATTGCAGCTCTCATTTCCcctcttttcttcttcctctttgtTCTTGCTCCACCGTGTTTTCTCGAGCTCTGGCCCCTGTTATTTCTTCCTCGGTGTTCTTGCTCCGTCGGCCGGTTAGCTCCGGGTTGGGTTGTTTTTGGGTTCTTTTGTTTGTTCTTCACTGTGCTTTCTGGTTTGCTGCTGTTCTGTTCGATTTGTTTGTTTCTTGTTTTCGTTTTTGTTTTCAACGTGCTATTGTttgatttttttgtttttaatgGGTTTTGTTGTCCATGTGCTTACTCTCATGTTGTTTTTTGTGTTCCTTTTCTATTTACATGTCATTCTTTTACTTCGTTCCTAGTTTTTCAATCGTTTCCGAGTTTTGCTTAAAAAGGGTTTCTAATGTTATTCTCCATTTTTATCTGTGCAGGTCGTCATATTGCTCGATCTCTCTTGGTTGGGCACGCGTTATTCGACGTGTTCTGTTTGGGCAGGTGTGCTTCCGGTGAGTTTTGGTGCTATGTATTTCGTATGGTTAATCGTTTACTATTTTCCTTGGTTTTCTTTAGAGttttgtttgttttcttttttgaTTTTCTTATTCAAGTCGATATCTTTGTACAGATCTACGATCTTGGTGTTTAGGCGTGTTTTTTCTGTGTCTACAATCTTCCCCATTATTTGTGAGTTTTAACGTTTCATGTTTTTTCTATGGTTTTATTATCCTCGGGTTTTTTAGTGGGTTTATTATGTGTGTTTATATTTTTAATATTCATATGCGTCGTTGTTTTCGTGTTTTGGTTTGTTTGATTCTGTTTATTTTTCATGTTTTTATATGTTGTTAATCATTGGGGTTTAAGGTACGGCTCTTTTTACGATGTGTCTGACTTTCGTGTATACATGTATTGTTTTTTCCCGTGAATTTGATTTTTAATTGTCTGGTGATTCCTCATGCATATGTTTCTTACGTGTTCCTCTTCTATTTTTTTCATTTATGGATTATTTGTTTTTTGTGGATGTGTATGCTCTTGGTTTTTTTGGTTTGATGACCCTGTATTTTTCGTTCTTTATCGTTCTTGCCTTTCGATTGTTTTGGGCTTTGATCCTTTTCTTTTGTATCCTCGCTGTGTTTGTAATTTGTCCGGTTCAATTTTCGTATGCTTTCTATTGTTGTTCGTTGTATTGATCTTTATCTATTTTCTTGTGTTCGATTCATTTTTCACCCGGCTGTGAAAGCGTGTTGGAGTCGATCACCTGAGCCGTCCGAGAGTATCTTTACTTGTTGCTGGCTTAGTTTTTTAGATCATCTTCTCCCGTACAATAGGGTTGTTTCGGCTGTTACAATAGGTTTGATTGATTACACGGTTTTGGCTGTGATGATGGGCTAGTCGTTCAGTAGTGGTGTTGTTGATTAGCTTTACTTTTGTGTACATTAGGCTCTGTAGGCTGTTATTAGTGTCCATGTCCTTTTGTGGGTCTGATGTGCTAAGTAGATCTGCGAGTGACAAGATTGGTTTTTTTCTTTTGAATCGCGTGTGTTCTATAGTCGTGTGTCACGTCGTACCGCATTAGTTTGTGCTTCTGTTATGGTATTCCTTCACGTGTTCGTCAGGTTGTGCTTTCTTCTTTTAGCCATGATAGTGTTTTCAACCTTGAGCCTTGTTTTGACGACACGCCTTACCCATTGCCGACTCCCTAGAGTCGGTTTCAACTTACATCCATTTACCCATCCATCGCCGCCTCACCCTCCATTAGCATCGGCGTGGCCGCCACGACCGCGTCTGGATCCGCCTGCCATGGATCTACCATCGACAACGAAAAAGAAGAGGGGAGGCGCAGCTAATTGCTCGCCAGAGTGCTTTAAACCTAGTGGCGGAGGAGACGTTTCACAATGGAGGGGATCCGATTTGCTAACCCCAAAAGCCCCCTGACCCCATACATATAGCAACGGAGAGGCGCATATGCGGGTCGCCTCATAAATTTTTATGGGCCGTCAACTTTTAGTAGATTTGTCCGGGCCGAAAAAAGCCAAAACCCGCATGACAGATGGAATTTTACACGTCGACGAGCTATTAGCGAATCTGCTAGAGATGCTTTTATGCCCCAACTCATCGGTAGAGTGGGGGAGATGAAGGAGGGGGCGGGGTGTTCGAGAGAAGAGAGCAGCACAACATGACTATGGGAGTTGATATCATTGACTGAGGTGATGTATGAAAAAAGAGATTTTTTTGCTACATGAACATGACCTCAATGGCGAGATGTAGTGCAATGGAATAAGGCGAAGTATTAGATGAAAATAGGTGCTCACTGAAAATCTGGATTTTCGCATGGTCTATCAGATCTATAATGAACAACACTGATCAAAAGGTGGGATCACTAATGATCCACTTAAACACAATTAGCAGAAAAACCCCTGACTCGTTCACCATTAAGGATGAAAAATCTTATACGCCTCAATCTTATATGCCGCCACGTTTCATGGGCCATGATGGAATTTTCAGGTTTTCACTGAATACCTATTTTCACTGGATACTTTGCCAGGAAATAAAGTTATCCATATCCCAAAAATATGTTACTCCTAATTTATTCCTTGAATTCACCcgcaaaataataataataataatttctTGATTTTTTTGTTTGATTTTAAGTCGGTTCACTCCGTCCTAAAAAAAAGCCGGTCATATTCCGTGCCCCAGAAAAGAAGGCGGTTCCTTTTTTTGCCAGATCAATCAACGGCCCAGAGGCCAGACTTCTCTGCGATCTACTCGTACTTTGCCAGATCCCAAACTTCCCAAGTCCAAACCATCCCTTCCACCCAATCCCCCCCCGCGTCCCCCCACCCCTCTCTCGCGAAACCctagccccgcgccgccgccatggaCGGGATCGACGCGGAGCTCGCGCGCGCGCAGGACGAGCGCCGGAAGCTGGAGGAGGCCCTGGCGGCCGGCGCGCCCATGGCCGTCTCCTCCGTCACCTTCGACAAGGACCTCTACGGCGGGGGCGGCTCCGGCTCCGACCGCTTCGCCGGCTACGACACCTCCATCCCGGCCTCCGAGGACGACGCGCCCGAGGACGACAGCGCCGAGCCCTCCGCCGCCAACCCCGCGGTGCGCCGCCTCGCGTCCTACACGGGccacgccgtcgccgccgccgacatcccccGCTCGGAGGACGACGACGGGATGCCCGCCAAGAGGTCCCAGCGCATCATCGACCGCGAGGACGactaccgccgccgccgcctcgaccgcATCATCTCGCCCGAGCGCCACGACGCCTTCGCGTCCGGGGAGGCCACCCCGGACCCCTCCGTCCGAACCTACGCCGATGCCATGCGCGAGAGCAAGGTGCAGCAGGAGAAGGAGCACGTGCTGCGGGAAAtcgccaagaagaagaaggaggaggaggagaaggccAAGGAGAAGAAGGCTGCGCCTCAGCCACAGCCAGCCGCGACCAAACGGCGCAATAGGTGGGATCAGTCGCAGGACGGCGATGCTGCTGCTGGGGCCAAGAAGTCCAAGACCTCAGACTGGGATGCCCCTGATGCAACTCCTGGGATTGGGCGCTGGGACGCCACTCCTGGCCGTGTTGGAGATGCAACGCCCTCTGTGAGGAGGAATAGGTGGGATGAGACTCCAACTCCAGGGAGGATGGCTGACGCAGATGCAACTCCTGCAGCCGGTGGCATTACTCCAGGAGCCACCCCTTCTGGGGCATGGGATGCTACTCCTAAGCTGCCTGGTGGGCTTGTCACACCAACACCCAAGAAGCAGAGATCTAGGTGGGATGAGACACCAGCAAGTATGGGGAGTGCAACACCTGGTGGTACAGCAGCGACACCTGCTGGGTTCAACACTCCTGGGCAAACACCATTCGGAGCAGAGAACCTTGCCACGCCAACACCTGGTCACCTTGCTGCTCGTGGCCCGATGACTCCGGAGCAGTACCAGCTCTTGCGGTGGGAGCGGGACATTGAGGAGCGGAACAGGCCTCTCACTGATGAGGAGCTTGACTCCATGTTCCCGCAGGAGGGATACAAGATTCTTGAGCCTCCAGCTTCATACCAGCCCATACGTACCCCAGCAAGGAAGCTGCTTGCTACGCCAACACCTCTGGGCACACCAATGTATGCTATTCCAGAGGAGAACCGTGGACAGCATTTTGATGTGCCCAAGGACTTGGGTCCTGGTTTGCCCCTCATGAAGCCAGAGGACTACCAGTACTTTGGGACGTTGCTGAATGAGGACGAGGAGGAGCAGCTAACGCCAGAGGAGCAGAAGGAGAGAAAAATCATGAAGCTCCTGCTCAAGGTAAAGAACGGCACACCCCCACAGCGGAAGACAGCACTCCGGCAGCTCACGGACAAAGCACGCGAGTTTGGTGCTGGCCCATTGTTCAACAAAATCCTGCCATTGCTCATGCAGCCAACACTTGAGGACCAGGAGCGGCATCTCCTGGTGAAGGTCATTGATAGGGTGCTGTATAAGCTGGATGAGCTGGTCCGTCCATTTGTGCACAAGATTCTTGTTGTTATCGAGCCACTTTTGATTGATGAGGATTACTATGCTCGTGTTGAGGGCAGGGAGATTATCTCAAATCTTAGCAAAGCTGCCGGTCTTGCTACTATGATTGCTGCCATGAGACCGGATATTGATAACATTGACGAGTATGTGAGGAATACGACTGCTAGGGCATTCAGTGTGGTGGCTTCTGCTTTGGGTATCCCGGCCCTCCTCCCATTTTTGAAGGCTGTTTGTCAGAGTAAGAAGTCCTGGCAAGCTCGGCACACTGGTATCAAGATTGTTCAGCAGATTGCTATTCTCATGGGCTGCGCTGTTCTGCCTCACCTTAAGAACCTAGTTGAGATCATTGAGCATGGTCTAAGCGACGAGAACCAGAAAGTGCGGACAATCACTGCCCTATCTCTTGCTGCACTTGCTGAAGCTGCCGCACCCTACGGTATTGAAAGTTTTGATAGTGTGTTGAAACCTCTCTGGAAGGGTATCAGATCTCACCGTGGAAAGGTCCTTGCTGCCTTCTTGAAGGCTATTGGTTTCATCATCCCTCTTATGGATGCTCTGTATGCCAGTTACTACACGAAGGAGGTGATGCAAGTCCTGATTAGAGAGTTCC containing:
- the LOC125514265 gene encoding splicing factor 3B subunit 1-like; translated protein: MDGIDAELARAQDERRKLEEALAAGAPMAVSSVTFDKDLYGGGGSGSDRFAGYDTSIPASEDDAPEDDSAEPSAANPAVRRLASYTGHAVAAADIPRSEDDDGMPAKRSQRIIDREDDYRRRRLDRIISPERHDAFASGEATPDPSVRTYADAMRESKVQQEKEHVLREIAKKKKEEEEKAKEKKAAPQPQPAATKRRNRWDQSQDGDAAAGAKKSKTSDWDAPDATPGIGRWDATPGRVGDATPSVRRNRWDETPTPGRMADADATPAAGGITPGATPSGAWDATPKLPGGLVTPTPKKQRSRWDETPASMGSATPGGTAATPAGFNTPGQTPFGAENLATPTPGHLAARGPMTPEQYQLLRWERDIEERNRPLTDEELDSMFPQEGYKILEPPASYQPIRTPARKLLATPTPLGTPMYAIPEENRGQHFDVPKDLGPGLPLMKPEDYQYFGTLLNEDEEEQLTPEEQKERKIMKLLLKVKNGTPPQRKTALRQLTDKAREFGAGPLFNKILPLLMQPTLEDQERHLLVKVIDRVLYKLDELVRPFVHKILVVIEPLLIDEDYYARVEGREIISNLSKAAGLATMIAAMRPDIDNIDEYVRNTTARAFSVVASALGIPALLPFLKAVCQSKKSWQARHTGIKIVQQIAILMGCAVLPHLKNLVEIIEHGLSDENQKVRTITALSLAALAEAAAPYGIESFDSVLKPLWKGIRSHRGKVLAAFLKAIGFIIPLMDALYASYYTKEVMQVLIREFQSPDEEMKKIVLKVVKQCVSTEGVEADYIRSDILPDFFKHFWVRRMALDRRNYKQLVETTVEMANKVGVTGIVGKIVEDLKDESEPYRRMVMETIEKVVANLGASDIDPRLEELLIDGILYAFQEQTSDDANVMLNGFGAVVNALGQRVKPYLPQICGTIKWRLNNKSAKVRQQAADLISRIAIVMKQCQEEQLMGHLGVVLYEYLGEEYPEVLGSILGALKAIVNVIGMTKMTPPIKDLLPRLTPILKNRHEKVQENCIDLVGRIADRGAEFVPAREWMRICFELLEMLKAHKKGIRRATVNTFGYIAKAIGPQDVLATLLNNLKVQERQNRVCTTVAIAIVAETCSPFTVLPALMNEYRVPELNVQNGVLKSLSFLFEYIGEMGKDYIYAVTPLLEDALMDRDLVHRQTAASAVKHMALGVAGLGCEDALVHLLNYIWPNIFETSPHVINAVMEAIEGMRVALGAAVVLNYCLQGLFHPARKVREVYWKIYNSLYIGAQDALVASYPALGDDGDNIFSRPELAMFV